CCTGCGTGCCCTCGCGCGCACCGCCATAGGTCCAGGCGGAACCGTTCAGCCATGCCGTGCCCAACTCGTCACGTGCCTGCCATGCGCCACTGGCCAGCATGTCCTCCACCCCGGTGCCATAGGTGCCGGGTGCTGCGCCAAACATGCGTGCCGTGGCGGCATGCAGCGCATCCCCTTCCAGCCCCGCCGTGCTGGCGGCCAGCGGGTTGAGGTCGGGGGATTCGGCGGTGCGCGCCGCAATGGCCTGCACCGCCTGCTCGAACAGCGCGATCTGGCCGGGAAAGGCATCACGGAACAGGCCCGACAGGCGCAGCGTCACATCCACGCGCGGGCGGTCGAGTACCGCCATGGGAATGATCTCGATGCCCGTGACCCGGCCCGATGCACCATCCCATACCGGCTTCACCCCCATCAGCAGCAGGGCCAGGGCCAGGTCCTCGCCGCCGGTGCGCAGGCTGGCCGAGCCCCACAGGTCGATCACCAGGCTGCGCAGCGGCTCACCCTGCTCCTGCAGGTGTTCCTCCAGCAGCAGGTCCGCGCTGCGCTGCGCCAGCACCAGTGCCGAGCGGGTGGGAATGGCGCGCGGGTCCATGGCATACAGGTTGCGCCCCGTGGGCAGCACGTCCGCCCGCCCGCGCGTGGGCGCACCGGCGGGCCCCGGGGGCACGAACCGTGCATCGAGTGCCGCCAGCAGCGCCTGGCCTTCCGCCTGCCCGCAGGCATGCAGCCGGGCCGGGATGTCTGCCGGGGCCTGCGCACCGCAGGAGCGGGCGATGGCATGGGCCAGTTCCGCCATGCGTGGCGGGGGACAGCCAAAGACATGCAGCCCATCGCGGATCTGCAGGTCTTTCACATCACACAGATAGGCATCGAGGCGGGCAAGGGCCTCGTCCTCGTCCGTGCCGCGGTCCACGCCGCTTTCGCCCAGCAGGCCGAGGCTGTCGGCGCGTTGCAGGATCTCGCCACGCAGGATCGCGCCGCGCCTGCGGTCCAGCCCGTCGGCTGCGGCATATTCATCAATCAGGCGTTCCAGTTCGCCCGTATCATTGCCGGTGTACCCTGCCGCCATGATGGGCGGGGTCAGGTGCCCGATGGTCACGGCCCCCAGCCTGCGGCGTGCGGCGGCTGCCTCACCGGGGTTGTTGACGATGAAGGGGTAGATGACCGGCATGCCGCCCACCAGCACCGACGGCCAGCAGGTGACTGATGGGGCAGCCGCCTTGCCCGGCAGCCATTCCAGCGTGCCATGCGTACCCAGATGCACCATGGCATCCAGTTTCAGCCCGTGCTGCAACCACAGGTAGAAGGCCACATAGGCATGGCGGGGTGGCGTGTCGGGGTCATGATAGCCGCCATGGCGGTCGGTGGTGGTGCCACGGTCGGGTTGCAGGGCCAGCAGGATGTGACCCAGCTGCACATGACGCAGGAGGAACTGGCCATCGGTGCAGGCCGGGTCATTTTCCGGTGCGCCCCAGCAGGTTTCAAGCGCGTCCTGTAATGTGGGCGGCAGGTCCGCCAGCCAGCCCCGGTATGTGGCAACGGATACGAAGGGCCGCGCCGGGGCGCGCGCCAGCGCGTGGGCCAGTTCGTCCGCCGTGGGCAGGGGCGTCCTGCCCGTATCGTAGCCCGCACCGTCCAGCAGGCGCACGATGTGCTCCAGGCTTGCAAAACTGTCCAGCCCCACCGCATGCGCCGCCTGCCCGGTGGGGGCGCCCTGTGCGCCGGGATAGTCGGACAGCACGATACCGACCCGCCGCGTGGGTGCCGGTTCATGCCCCAGCCGCGCCCAGCCCGCCGCACGCAGGCAGGTAAGGTCGATGCCCGGCGGGTAGGGCACATGGCGGGCGGGCAGGCCGGGTGTGATTTCTTCCTTGAAGGAAATGGGGAAGGCGGGAATCCGCCCGTCCAGCTCCGGCAGCACGACCTGCATGGCAAGGTCTGCCTGTGACAGGCCACGCAGGCTGTCATGCCACAGGGCATGGGCAATGCCGGGCTGCTGCACCTGTAGTACCGGCACCCCGGCAAGATCAAGCGGGGAGGCGTTATCCACCCCCGTGCGGGCGGAAAAGAAGGTGGCGTTGATGATGACATCCGGCGGCGCCGCGGCAAGGCGGTCGGCCACGATGCGCACGGACGCCGCATCCTTGAGCGAGGTGACATAAACAAGGTCCGCCCCCATGCCATGGCGGCCCAGTTTGGCCGCCAGCGCCATGATGGGGTCGATATCCGCCGCCAGCAGGTGCGCGCGGTAGAACACCACCATGGCACGCAGTGGCATGGCCGGGTCGGCTGCCTGCAGCAGTCCGGCGGCGGGCAGGGGTTCGGGGGGCGTGTTCTCGTCCGGCCCGCGTCCGGCCAGATGCGCCATCAGCCGCAGGGCGGTGGCGGTATTGGTCGCCCCGCCCGCGCGCAGCTGGGCATCGAGGCGCGCGCGCAGGGGTTCCGCCACGGTGGAAAGTTGGGCAAGGCGCGCGTCATCGCGCCCGTCGCCCGCCACAAAGGCCAGCGGAATGCGGGCATGCCGACAGGCACGGGCCAGTTCCTCCGCCCCGTAGCGCCAGTATTCCAGCCCCCCCAGCAGCCGTACCACCACGCAGCGCGACTCCATGATGGTATCGGCCACATACAGGTCGACGGACATGGGATGCAGCAGGCGCGACAGGCTGGCGGCGCGCAGGCTGGCGGCGGGCGTATCGTCCGCCGCATGCGCCGCGTTCAGGCACAGCAGGTCACTGTCCGAAAACGACAGGAACACGATATCGGCCGGGGCATGCCCCAGATCCTGCGCCTGATCGCCGTCATCCAGCGTGCGGATTTCACGTGCCAGCAGATGCATGATGCCCGCCCCGTTCCCGTGCCTTTGGAATTACAAAAGTTTTTGGCGAAGCTTTGAATGCCGCCTTTTTGAAAAAAGGCGGCACCCAGAAACTTTTGTCAGTTACATTTACGCCAGCATGCCCGCAATCGCCGCCTGGTCCAGCCCCTTCTGGCCAATCACCACAAGGTTGCCGGTGCGCGGGCCATCCTTGGGCACCGGCTGGTCAAACTGGTGGCGGAAGCGGCTGCCCACGCCCTGCACCGCCAGCCGCATGGGCTTGCCCGCTACCGTGGCGTAGCCCTTCATGCGCAGGATGTCGTGCTGTTCGGCCACGGTTTTCAACCGGGTGATGAATTCCTCCACGCCGGCCTGTTCGGCAAGCGGCAGAACGAAGCTTTCGAAATCGTCATGCTCGTGCTCGCCGCCTTCCGCATCATGGTGGGATGGGCGGGCATCAAGATCGTCCTCCGCCGCCGCGTCCAGCCCGAGCAGGATGGCGGGGTCCACCTGTCCGTCATGCGCGCGCACCACCTTGACCGCGCGCGGGATCTCGGCACGGATCGCGGCTTCAACCGCATCGGCCTGTGCGGCGGTCATGAGGTCGGTCTTGTTCAGCACCACCAGGTCGGCGCACAGAAGCTGGTCCTCGTATACTTCGGCCAGCGGGTTGTCGTGGTCGAGCGAGGGGTCGGCGGCCTGCTGGCGGGCCACTTCTTCCGGGTCATCGGCAAAGCGGCCGGCGGCCACGGCGGGGCCGTCGACCACCGTCACCACGCCATCGACCGTCATGCGCGTGCGGATGGTGGGCCAGCCGAATGCCTTGAGCAGCGGCTTGGGCAGGGCAAGGCCCGAGGTCTCGATCACGATATGGTCGGGTGGCGCCTCACGGTCCAGCAGCGCTTCCATGGTGGGCAGGAAATCATCCGCCACCGTGCAGCACAGGCAGCCATTGGTCAGTTCCACGATGTCCTCGTCACGGCAGCCTTCCACGCCGCAGGCGCGCAGCGTGTCGCCATCTATGCCCAGCGTGCCGAATTCATTGACCACGATGGCGATGCGCCGCCCTTTTGCATTGGCCAGGACATGGCGCAGCAGCGTGGTCTTGCCCGCACCCAGAAAGCCGGTGATGACGGTAACGGGCACCCGCGCACGGGCGGTGGAGGGGGAGGTCATGGCAGTCAGGCTCCGGGAAAAAGCGATGCGGGAAAGCGGCCACGCACCATGTCCGACAGGCTGGCGGGCCTGCGCGATGGCATGACGGTGCCGCTGCGTGAGGCCGCGTAGGCCGCGATATAGGTCAGCAGGTCTTCCGCCTTTTCCGGGCCGAGATTGGCCAGCAGCCAGCCCCATTTGCCAGGAGCCGCCACCACGGCGGTGCAGCCGTCATTGCAGGCGGCAAGGCAGGAAACTTCGTGAACGACAACCCCCGTGCCGGTTCCGGCCAGCGCCAGCAGGGCATCATGCAGCTGCCGCCCCTGCGGGTTGTCGGATGCGGGCAGGCCGCGCCGGCACGTAACGCATACATGCAGGTGAACCGGTTCGGGACCGGCGGGGTCAGGCTGCGGGGGAATGGTCATCTGGCTGCGTGCCCTCCGTGCGGCGGTGCTGCGTGGGCAGCAGGGTGGCGGGGTGCACGGTTGCGGCCCCGCCCGCGCAAGCCCGCGTGGCGGTGGCCCATCGCGTGCCGGGCACCCCGCCAGCCATGCGATCAGATTCGGTCATGTCCATGGCCGCCGGGATGGCGGCACATGCGATGGCAGGTCTCCTGGCTTGTGGCGGAGGGCGGACCCTCGGTTTCCGGCAGCCTTCCCGGCCCGCCCTGAAGGCTGCGGCCAGTGACAATACCAGCCCCGTGGCGGGGCGGGCCGGAAAACAGCCACCTACAGTTGCGGGGGCAGCGACGGCCTTGCCCGGGGGCGCACCGTCTTCCCTATTCTCCCCCGAGGGGGAACCATCAGCCCGGGGTCTAGACGATCGGGACCCGCACTGTCAAAGAAACCCGGCATGACGCGGCATGCCCTGCCATCATGACAGGGGCGCACCCGCAACCGCCACGCGCCACTCCGCATGGCGGGTCAGCCGCGTGGTGGTGGATGGCGCGATATCAAGCCGTGCCAGCATGGCCGCCGTGCCGCCCAGCGCCGCCACCACGATCGCGCGCACGACCGCCGCATCGGCCAGCACCCGCAGCCGTGCCGGCGTGGAAGGCAGGGCGGCAAGCCATGCCTGCATCTGGCGCAGGTGGTCCGTCCGGCTCTGGCCATCCGGCGGGGCAAAATCGGGATCGGCCACCCAGCGGGAAAGATCCGTTGGGGGCAGGTCCTTCAGCGCCCGGCCCCGCCATGCCCCCATGTCCATGCCACGCAGGGCCGCGTCCGGCCGGAACAGGGGGGACGACGCCAGGCTATCCGCCAGTGCCGGGGGCGCCAGGGTCGGTTCCGCATCCTGCCCGCGCACAAGGGCCGGTGGCACGGCCACCAGCGCATCGGGATCGGGAAGCAGGCCCTGTCGCATGCTGTCGGGCGCGGGCAGGGCGATGCAGGTCAGGATCTGGTGCATGATGATGTGGCCTGCGTGAGGGGAAAGGGTGGAACCCGCAACGGAGTGATTGACCTTTCATGCCAATTTTGGAAACATGCCGCCAGATCCGGTTGGGAAAGCAGGCGTGCGCGCCATGTTCCGTGCATACTGCCCCGGGTCGTGCGTGATCCATGGAGTTTTCCGGTATGAGCCAAGATACATCCGTCCTGTCCAGCACGGGCATTGCCGCACCGCCGGTTTCCATCCCGGTGCGTGACCTGCTGCCGTGGGGTGTGTTCGGGCTGGTCCTGGCGTCGCTGCTGATCTATTTCGTCGGTGCGGAGCAGGGGGCGACTTCCCTCATTTCCGGCCATTACGTGCATGAGTTCGTGCATGATGGCCGACACCTGCTGGGCTTCCCCTGCCACTAGGCGGACACGGCGCATCACTGGCGCTGCCGGGCGGCATTTCCATGCGGGAATGCCGCTTTCTGCTGTCAGGACCCCTGTTTCAGCCGATATTGATGACCGTCCGCCCCCGGACGTGACCGGCCAGGATGCGCGGGGCGATGGTCGTGGCATCGGCCAGGGACGCATCATGCAGCATGCTGTCCAGCCGGGTCGGGTCGATGTCACGCTCAAGCCGTGCCCATGCCGCCATGCGACGCGGGCGCGGGCACATGACACTGTCGATTCCCTGCAGGCGTACATTGCGCAGGATGAAGGGGGCTACGGTCAGCGGCAGGTTCATGCCCCCCGCCAGCCCGCAGGCGGCCACCGTGCCCCCATGCCTGATGGAGGCGCACATGGTGGCCAGTGCCTCGCCCCCCACCACGTCGATTCCCCCGGCCCAGCGCGCCGTCTCCAGCGCCTTGCCCGTAAGGCCGAGCGTATCACGCGGCACGATCTCGGCCGCGCCCAGGCTGGTCAGGTAGGCATGTAGCTGCGGCCTGCCCGTTACGGCCACGACTTCGTAGCCCAGCTGCGCAAGCAGCATGATGGCCATGCCCCCCACGCCGCCCCCCGCGCCGCTGACGATGACCGGCCCGCTGGCCGGTGTCAGCCCACCGTCCTCCAGCGCCATCACGCACAGCATGGCGGTAAAGCCCGCCGTGCCGATTCCCATGGCCTGCCGCGCGGACAGGCCACCGGGCCGGGGCAGCAGCCACCGCCCCGGCAGGCGCGCCATGGCCGCAAGGCCGCCCCAGTGGTTTTCACCCAGTCCCCAGCCGGTGGCGATGACCTGGTCGCCGGGCTGGTAGACGGGATCATCCGACCGCACCACCTGCCCCGCCAGGTCGATGCCCGGCACCATGGGGAAGTGCCGCACCACGGGCGTGCCCCGGGTCATGGCCAGTGCGTCCTTGTAATTCAGGCTGGAATGGCTGACCGCCACCGTCACGTCACCTTCGGGCAGGGCCTGCGGGTCGACCTGTTCCAGCCGGGTGGTCACGACGCCATCGGCACGGTTGATCATGAGGGCCTCGAACATGCTGGCGTATTCCTTTGACCATGAAGGGGATGGTGCGCACGGGCCGTCCGTGATGTGATTTCATGCGTTATTTAGGTGTATTTTCCTATAGTTGGCTGGCCCATTTCGCATGAACGTGAAGGCGGAAAACGCAAAGAACCGTGATTGCAAAATGAATTTTCAAAAGACCACCCGGTCTGTTCCCTGAAACCCCGGCACTGGCCAAGGGTGGCCTGCCTCCCGCAAAAATGTGCAGGGCTGGTGTGATGTTTGCCCTGCTTCCCGCGATGGGAGCGGTGTGGTGTGCTGCCTGCTCCGCCACCACTGCACAGGCAGGAGGCATGCCGATGTCCGATGGTCCCGTTTCTTCCGTTTCCGCCCTGTCATCCATGAATACCCTGTGGCAGGCGCGTTATGGCACCCGGCCACCCCAGCCGCCTCTGCCCGAAAGTCCGGTGGCGCGCTGCCTCATGGCGCATCGTTCCATACGCGCCTTCAGCCCGGCGGCACTCCCCGATGGTGTGCTGGAAGCGGCGGTGGCGGCGGCGCAGTCGGCCTCCAGCTCATCGAACATGCAGGCCTGGAGCGTAATTGCCGTCCACGACGGGCAGCGGCGCGCGCGGATTGCGGAACTGGCGGGCGGGCAGGCGTTCATCGCGCAGGCGCCGCTGTTCCTGGCGTGGGTGGCCGACCTGTCGCGGCTGGAGCAGGTGGGCCGTACCCATGACCGTGCGCTGCCGGGACTGGAGTGCCTGGACACGTTCCTGGCCGCGGTGATGGATGCGGCGCTGGCGGCCCAGAACGCCGCCGCCGCCTTTGAATCCTACGGGCTGGGGATCGTGTATGTGGGCGGGGTGCGCAACCAGCCCGAAGCCATTGCCGCCGAACTGGGCCTGCCGCCGGGCACGTTTGCGGTAACCGGCATGAGCGTTGGCTACCCTGATCGCAATCATCCCACCACCATCAAGCCGCGCCTGCCGCAGCATGTCGTCCTACACCGCGAGCGGTATGATACGGCCGTGCCTGCCGCGGCCGATCTTGCGGCCTATGACGAGCGCCTGCGCATGGCGCGTGCCAGCCAGAACCAGCCCGCGCGCAGCTGGAGCGAGGCCATGCTGGCGCGGCTGGGCGATGTTGCGGCCCTGCACGGGCGCGAGCGCCTGCCCGAAGCCCTGCGGGCCATGGGCTTCAGGCTGGATCAGGCATGAAATGCGGACATGCCATGTCCGCACGGGGTTGACCGGCGGAATGTTCTGGTGAACTTCTGCTGGGACTGCCCGCGGCTGAGGCGGGCAGGCGCGCGCTCCCAGGATCGCGCCAGCGCCATGATGAAAGAGAAACAACGGCTATGGACAGCGCCACTTCCCTTCCCTTCACGCTTTCTCCCAATGCTTCGCCGGTCTCGACACAGCAGCGGGCGCAGATTCTGGCCAATCCCGGTTTCGGGCGTGTCTTTACCGATAACATGGTCGTTATCCGCTATCAGGAAGGCAGGGGATGGCATGATGCGCGCGTGCAGCCCTTTGCACCGCTTACGCTCAACCCGGCATCCGCCGTGCTGCACTACGCGCAGGAAATTTTCGAGGGGATGAAAGCCTACCGCACGGCGGAAGGTGGCATCACCCTGTTCCGCCCCCATGCCAATGCCGCGCGTTTCAACAGATCGGCCGACCGTCTGGCCATGCCCGAACTGCCCGAGGACGTGTTTGTCGAGGCGGT
This portion of the Komagataeibacter sp. FNDCF1 genome encodes:
- the cobW gene encoding cobalamin biosynthesis protein CobW, producing the protein MTSPSTARARVPVTVITGFLGAGKTTLLRHVLANAKGRRIAIVVNEFGTLGIDGDTLRACGVEGCRDEDIVELTNGCLCCTVADDFLPTMEALLDREAPPDHIVIETSGLALPKPLLKAFGWPTIRTRMTVDGVVTVVDGPAVAAGRFADDPEEVARQQAADPSLDHDNPLAEVYEDQLLCADLVVLNKTDLMTAAQADAVEAAIRAEIPRAVKVVRAHDGQVDPAILLGLDAAAEDDLDARPSHHDAEGGEHEHDDFESFVLPLAEQAGVEEFITRLKTVAEQHDILRMKGYATVAGKPMRLAVQGVGSRFRHQFDQPVPKDGPRTGNLVVIGQKGLDQAAIAGMLA
- a CDS encoding CbtB domain-containing protein, whose protein sequence is MSQDTSVLSSTGIAAPPVSIPVRDLLPWGVFGLVLASLLIYFVGAEQGATSLISGHYVHEFVHDGRHLLGFPCH
- a CDS encoding histidine phosphatase family protein, with product MHQILTCIALPAPDSMRQGLLPDPDALVAVPPALVRGQDAEPTLAPPALADSLASSPLFRPDAALRGMDMGAWRGRALKDLPPTDLSRWVADPDFAPPDGQSRTDHLRQMQAWLAALPSTPARLRVLADAAVVRAIVVAALGGTAAMLARLDIAPSTTTRLTRHAEWRVAVAGAPLS
- a CDS encoding DUF1636 domain-containing protein, with amino-acid sequence MTIPPQPDPAGPEPVHLHVCVTCRRGLPASDNPQGRQLHDALLALAGTGTGVVVHEVSCLAACNDGCTAVVAAPGKWGWLLANLGPEKAEDLLTYIAAYAASRSGTVMPSRRPASLSDMVRGRFPASLFPGA
- a CDS encoding MDR family oxidoreductase, which gives rise to MFEALMINRADGVVTTRLEQVDPQALPEGDVTVAVSHSSLNYKDALAMTRGTPVVRHFPMVPGIDLAGQVVRSDDPVYQPGDQVIATGWGLGENHWGGLAAMARLPGRWLLPRPGGLSARQAMGIGTAGFTAMLCVMALEDGGLTPASGPVIVSGAGGGVGGMAIMLLAQLGYEVVAVTGRPQLHAYLTSLGAAEIVPRDTLGLTGKALETARWAGGIDVVGGEALATMCASIRHGGTVAACGLAGGMNLPLTVAPFILRNVRLQGIDSVMCPRPRRMAAWARLERDIDPTRLDSMLHDASLADATTIAPRILAGHVRGRTVINIG
- a CDS encoding nitroreductase family protein: MSDGPVSSVSALSSMNTLWQARYGTRPPQPPLPESPVARCLMAHRSIRAFSPAALPDGVLEAAVAAAQSASSSSNMQAWSVIAVHDGQRRARIAELAGGQAFIAQAPLFLAWVADLSRLEQVGRTHDRALPGLECLDTFLAAVMDAALAAQNAAAAFESYGLGIVYVGGVRNQPEAIAAELGLPPGTFAVTGMSVGYPDRNHPTTIKPRLPQHVVLHRERYDTAVPAAADLAAYDERLRMARASQNQPARSWSEAMLARLGDVAALHGRERLPEALRAMGFRLDQA
- the cobN gene encoding cobaltochelatase subunit CobN codes for the protein MHLLAREIRTLDDGDQAQDLGHAPADIVFLSFSDSDLLCLNAAHAADDTPAASLRAASLSRLLHPMSVDLYVADTIMESRCVVVRLLGGLEYWRYGAEELARACRHARIPLAFVAGDGRDDARLAQLSTVAEPLRARLDAQLRAGGATNTATALRLMAHLAGRGPDENTPPEPLPAAGLLQAADPAMPLRAMVVFYRAHLLAADIDPIMALAAKLGRHGMGADLVYVTSLKDAASVRIVADRLAAAPPDVIINATFFSARTGVDNASPLDLAGVPVLQVQQPGIAHALWHDSLRGLSQADLAMQVVLPELDGRIPAFPISFKEEITPGLPARHVPYPPGIDLTCLRAAGWARLGHEPAPTRRVGIVLSDYPGAQGAPTGQAAHAVGLDSFASLEHIVRLLDGAGYDTGRTPLPTADELAHALARAPARPFVSVATYRGWLADLPPTLQDALETCWGAPENDPACTDGQFLLRHVQLGHILLALQPDRGTTTDRHGGYHDPDTPPRHAYVAFYLWLQHGLKLDAMVHLGTHGTLEWLPGKAAAPSVTCWPSVLVGGMPVIYPFIVNNPGEAAAARRRLGAVTIGHLTPPIMAAGYTGNDTGELERLIDEYAAADGLDRRRGAILRGEILQRADSLGLLGESGVDRGTDEDEALARLDAYLCDVKDLQIRDGLHVFGCPPPRMAELAHAIARSCGAQAPADIPARLHACGQAEGQALLAALDARFVPPGPAGAPTRGRADVLPTGRNLYAMDPRAIPTRSALVLAQRSADLLLEEHLQEQGEPLRSLVIDLWGSASLRTGGEDLALALLLMGVKPVWDGASGRVTGIEIIPMAVLDRPRVDVTLRLSGLFRDAFPGQIALFEQAVQAIAARTAESPDLNPLAASTAGLEGDALHAATARMFGAAPGTYGTGVEDMLASGAWQARDELGTAWLNGSAWTYGGAREGTQAPDMLAARMTQAAIVLHMQDNAETDILESVEAATHEGGMAAAAAMLGNAPRLVHGDTSRPDAPRLRATAQEVARVVRGRLANPAWLAGMRRHGYRGAAEIARTTQALHGFAATLPTRLDRQFDLTFAAVLDDPEMDAFLLDANPDAHAAIRRLLADALKRDLWRPRANSAAMLLDPAP